The following are encoded in a window of Syngnathus scovelli strain Florida chromosome 4, RoL_Ssco_1.2, whole genome shotgun sequence genomic DNA:
- the gatm gene encoding glycine amidinotransferase, mitochondrial has protein sequence MLRVRCLRGGSRGAEAAHLIGAMLTRATTGWVQRAFQTTSSAAAAQTQPTVEDDHVTDPAQQECPVSSYNEWDPLEEVIVGRAENARVPPFTVEVKANTYEKYWSFYQKYGGQPFPVDHLKKAVSEIEEMCNILRHEGVNVRRPEPIDWSMEYKTPDFQSSGMYAAMPRDILLVVGNEIIEAPMAWRARFFEYRAYRPLIKEYFRKGAKWTTAPKPTMSDELYDQDYPIRTVEDRHKLAAQGKFVTTEHEPCFDAADFIRAGKDIFVQRSQVTNYMGIEWMRRHLAPDYNIHIISFKDPNPMHIDATFNIIGPGLVLSNPDRPCRQIDMFKKAGWTVVKPPTPLISDDHPLWMSSKWLSMNVLMLDEKRVMVESNEYTIQKMFESLGINTIKVNIRHANSLGGGFHCWTTDVRRRGTLQSYFH, from the exons ATGCTGCGAGTGAGGTGCCTCAGAGGAGGGAGCAGAGGGGCCGAGGCTGCCCATCTGATCGGAGCCATG TTGACCCGCGCAACGACTGGTTGGGTGCAGAGGGCCTTCCAGACCACCTCCAGCGCCGCAGCTGCTCAAACACAGCCGACGGTTGAAGACGACCATGTTACTGATCCTGCACAGCAGGAGTGTCCTGTTAGCAGCTACAATGAATGGGACCCTCTTGAGGAAGTCATTGTGGGCCGTGCTGAAAATGCCCGTGTGCCTCCCTTCACTGTGGAAGTGAAA GCAAACACATATGAGAAGTACTGGTCCTTCTATCAGAAGTATGGGGGCCAACCTTTTCCCGTGGACCACTTAAAGAAAGCTGTTTCTGAAATTGAAGAAATGTGCAATATTCTCCGTCACGAGGGTGTGAATGTGAGGAGGCCAGAGCCGATTGACTGGTCCATGGAATACAAAACGCCAGACTTCCAATCATCAG GCATGTATGCAGCAATGCCCCGGGATATCCTTCTGGTAGTGGGAAATGAGATTATCGAGGCTCCGATGGCGTGGAGGGCTCGCTTCTTTGAGTACCGAGCATACCGGCCTTTGATCAAGGAGtacttcagaaaaggtgctaaaTGGACCACTGCTCCCAAACCCACTATGTCTGATGAGCTCTACGATCAG GACTATCCCATCCGCACAGTGGAGGACAGACACAAGCTGGCCGCTCAGGGCAAATTTGTGACCACGGAGCACGAGCCCTGCTTTGACGCTGCTGATTTCATTCGTGCTGGCAAGGACATTTTTGTCCAGAGAAGTCAG GTTACAAACTACATGGGAATTGAGTGGATGCGCCGTCACCTGGCCCCAGACTACAATATCCACATCATCTCATTCAAAGACCCGAACCCCATGCACATTGATGCTACTTTCAACATCATCGGACCAGGACTTGTGCTGTCAAACCCTGATCGGCCATGTCGCCAG ATTGATATGTTCAAGAAGGCAGGCTGGACTGTTGTAAAACCTCCGACACCTCTGATTTCCGATG ATCACCCTCTATGGATGTCCTCTAAATGGTTGTCCATGAATGTTCTGATGCTGGATGAGAAGCGCGTCATGGTTGAGTCCAATGAATACACCATTCAGAAAATGTTCGAGAGCCTCG gTATAAACACCATAAAGGTGAACATTCGCCATGCCAACTCGTTGGGTGGCGGCTTCCATTGCTGGACTACTGACGTCCGCCGTCGTGGTACACTGCAGTCCTACTTTCACTAG